A stretch of the Paenibacillus dendritiformis genome encodes the following:
- a CDS encoding FecR family protein, translating to MQRRRWNLMCIIACCLLVAGLIRPVPAAAADKAVRVALVKEWKGTATVTKSGGGKPLQLFKNMSINQGDRIVTGSKSRVVLQLVGGDEEDELTIGEEADVAFTELDGEKGAKTKIAVWAGSVFAKVKSIMGVDDRFELETPTTVMAVRGTQFAVHVDPGAGWTDLHVTSGVVRTQYLGIATDSAARGTSLKPVLERDVYPSQAASFIPSKSGGVEALFAYADTDSLAAELDPAVLRAMVRGFRDAAEENSRLLRAWREAACSAESSPADGKSCRVLESFLQLGGDKEGSGASAGARSEEEIRIQRNLAAFHGVIVRAALEAGRLTAAEAAASGTAWRDAALQLTAGERERITRMKEKRSRLEEAFSAAEPPLSKEEEARRQQQAKLDRERQLQLERDYAASLGTKDRERFAEDLRKARLEVCENGKESALCVEAPKPGLATDETSGSSAGNGGMPNPDPGPGPKPDPDPDPDPELKKDVLELTASPAEVQPGGAVEITAVLKRLTQPVDVAAIQFAVQATGGTLDRNKLDQNAGQYRHGGGKFDIALSPDEYKEKNSVDAVSVTGSRVLYRILVTTPGSVRLDSEDAMLTLPYLAGSGGTMSFMISDIRFYDAAGTAHSIAPMEKPLEIKVNP from the coding sequence GTGCAACGACGGAGATGGAATCTCATGTGCATTATCGCATGCTGCCTGCTAGTGGCTGGGCTTATCCGGCCTGTGCCGGCTGCGGCTGCCGACAAGGCGGTGCGCGTAGCTCTCGTGAAGGAATGGAAAGGAACGGCCACCGTGACGAAATCAGGCGGCGGCAAGCCGCTGCAATTATTCAAAAATATGAGCATCAATCAAGGAGACCGGATTGTCACCGGATCGAAATCCCGCGTCGTGCTTCAACTGGTCGGCGGAGACGAGGAGGACGAACTGACGATCGGAGAAGAGGCGGATGTAGCCTTTACGGAATTGGATGGCGAAAAAGGAGCCAAAACGAAAATCGCCGTATGGGCGGGCTCCGTCTTTGCCAAAGTAAAGTCGATTATGGGCGTGGATGATCGCTTCGAATTGGAAACGCCAACGACCGTGATGGCTGTCCGCGGCACTCAGTTCGCCGTGCATGTCGATCCCGGCGCCGGATGGACGGATCTGCATGTTACCTCCGGCGTTGTCCGCACGCAGTACCTGGGCATCGCTACGGATTCCGCCGCCCGGGGAACGTCACTAAAGCCCGTGTTGGAGCGGGATGTGTATCCGTCGCAAGCCGCCAGCTTCATTCCGTCGAAGTCGGGAGGAGTGGAAGCCTTGTTCGCCTATGCGGATACCGATTCTCTCGCGGCAGAGCTTGACCCTGCCGTGCTGCGGGCGATGGTTCGCGGCTTCCGCGACGCGGCCGAGGAGAACAGCCGCTTGCTGCGGGCATGGCGGGAGGCGGCCTGTTCGGCTGAGTCGTCCCCGGCGGACGGCAAATCGTGCCGCGTGCTCGAGAGCTTCCTCCAGCTCGGGGGCGATAAGGAGGGCAGCGGAGCTTCGGCAGGAGCGCGTAGCGAGGAAGAAATCCGCATTCAGCGCAACCTCGCCGCATTCCATGGCGTCATCGTCAGAGCGGCGCTGGAGGCGGGACGGCTGACGGCGGCCGAAGCGGCAGCTTCTGGCACGGCTTGGCGCGACGCCGCCTTACAGCTTACTGCGGGCGAACGGGAGCGCATCACCCGGATGAAGGAAAAGCGAAGCCGCCTGGAGGAAGCCTTCTCCGCAGCTGAGCCGCCTCTGTCCAAGGAAGAGGAAGCGCGCCGGCAGCAGCAGGCGAAGCTCGATCGGGAACGGCAGCTGCAGCTGGAGCGGGACTATGCCGCATCGCTGGGGACAAAAGATCGCGAGCGCTTTGCCGAGGACTTGAGGAAGGCCCGGCTGGAAGTATGCGAGAACGGAAAGGAATCGGCCTTGTGCGTCGAGGCTCCGAAGCCAGGCCTTGCAACGGACGAGACTTCGGGGAGCTCCGCGGGCAATGGAGGGATGCCGAACCCGGACCCTGGGCCTGGTCCGAAGCCTGACCCGGATCCAGATCCCGATCCCGAACTGAAAAAGGATGTGCTGGAGCTGACCGCAAGCCCGGCAGAGGTCCAGCCGGGGGGCGCGGTCGAGATTACGGCCGTCTTGAAGCGACTGACGCAGCCGGTTGATGTCGCCGCCATCCAGTTCGCGGTCCAGGCGACCGGCGGAACGCTCGATCGGAACAAGCTCGATCAGAATGCCGGGCAATACCGGCACGGCGGCGGCAAGTTCGATATTGCGTTGAGCCCGGACGAATATAAGGAAAAGAACAGTGTGGACGCCGTATCGGTCACAGGAAGCCGGGTATTGTACCGGATTCTGGTCACGACGCCCGGATCCGTCCGGCTCGACAGCGAGGACGCGATGCTGACCCTGCCTTATCTTGCCGGATCGGGAGGAACGATGTCCTTCATGATCTCCGATATCCGCTTCTACGATGCGGCAGGAACGGCTCACTCCATCGCCCCGATGGAAAAGCCGTTGGAAATTAAAGTGAATCCATAA